A single window of Aythya fuligula isolate bAytFul2 chromosome Z, bAytFul2.pri, whole genome shotgun sequence DNA harbors:
- the LOC116501009 gene encoding 60S ribosomal protein L17-like, with amino-acid sequence MVRYSLDPENPTKSCKSRGSNLRVHFKNTRETAQAIKGMHIRKATKYLKDVTLKKQCVPFRRYNGGVGRCSQAKQWGWTQGRWPKKSAEFLLHMLKNAESNAELKGLDVDSLVIEHIQVNKAPKMRRRTYRAHGRINPYMSSPCHIEMILTEKEQIVPKPEEEVAQKKKISQKKLKKQKLMARE; translated from the exons ATGGTCCGCTACTCGCTGGATCCGGAGAACCCCACGAAAT CATGCAAGTCCCGGGGCTCCAACCTGCGGGTGCACTTCAAG AACACTCGTGAGACTGCCCAGGCCATCAAGGGCATGCACATCCGCAAGGCCACCAAGTACCTGAAGGACGTGACCCTGAAGAAGCAGTGCGTTCCCTTCCGTCGCTACAACGGAGGCGTTGGTAGATG ctcacagGCCAAGCAGTGGGGCTGGACGCAGGGGCGCTGGCCCAAGAAAAGCGCGGAGTTCTTGCTGCACATGCTGAAAAACGCGGAGAGCAACGCTGAGCTCAAG GGGCTGGACGTGGATTCGCTGGTGATCGAGCACATCCAGGTGAACAAGGCCCCCAAAATGCGCCGGCGCACCTACCGAGCCCACGGGCGGATCAACCCCTACATGAGCTCCCCCTGCCACATCGAGATGATCctgaccgagaaggagcagatCGTCCCCAAGCCGGAAGAAGAAGTGgctcagaagaaaaag ATCTCgcagaagaagctgaagaagcagaagctgaTGGCCCGGGAGTAg
- the CZH18orf32 gene encoding LOW QUALITY PROTEIN: UPF0729 protein C18orf32 homolog (The sequence of the model RefSeq protein was modified relative to this genomic sequence to represent the inferred CDS: inserted 1 base in 1 codon) has protein sequence MVCIPCIVIPVLLWVYKKFLEPYIYPVIAPFIKRVWPKKAVQETTGTKRGQGGSAGNPRAPSASERDKEDESGVHRFESNGVANGXAAKRATELPDKKTD, from the exons ATGGTGTGCATTCCCTGTATCGTCATTCCCGTTCTTCTCTGGGTCTACAAGAAGTTCCTGGAGCCGTACATCTACCCTGTCATTGCACCTTTCATTAAGCGCGTGTGGCCCAAGAAAGCCGTGCAGGAAACGACAGGCACAAAACGAGGGCAAGGAGGCAGTGCTGGAAACCCCCGGGCACCTTCAGCCAGCGAAAGGGATAAGGAGGATGAGTCTGGAGTTCACAGA TTTGAAAGCAACGGGGTTGCGAATG ATGCTGCAAAGAGAGCCACAGAACTTCCTgacaagaaaacagattaa